Proteins found in one Quercus robur chromosome 2, dhQueRobu3.1, whole genome shotgun sequence genomic segment:
- the LOC126712370 gene encoding probable pre-mRNA-splicing factor ATP-dependent RNA helicase DEAH5, with amino-acid sequence MAPAAKDDGLKKLEYLSLVSKVCSELETHLGFGDKVLAEFITDLGRNCETVDEFDSKLKENGAEMPDYFVRTLLTIIHAILPPKPKESKKESVVDGEKPKYGALAIADTRERAKELDREIELEARERRREREEEEEAEDRHRGRDRDRDRDRGRGRGRDRDRDRDRDRNRDGERDRDRRDRRGYDRDERRRERDVEDDEYDDRRDYRSKGRHGDRHEKHWRDDENEDNSGNVDYRRGNKDRRYHSDEPEVYKVYKGKVSRVMDSGCFVQLSDFKGKEGIVHVSQIATRRITNAKDVVKRDQEVYVKVISVSNQKMSLSMRDVDQHTGKDLLPLPKGPEDDLNRANPTGTREGPTMRTGLSGIRIVEEDDVVPSRRPLKRMSSPEKWEAKQLIASGVLTLADYPTYDEEGDGLLYQEEGAEEELEIEMNEDEPAFLHGQSRYSMDMSPVKIFKNPEGSLSRAAALQSALIKERREVREQQQRTMLDSIPKDLNRPWEDPMPETGERHLAQELRGVGLSAYDMPEWKKDAYGQSLSFGQRSKLSIQEQRQSLPIYKLKKELVQAVHENQVLVVIGETGSGKTTQVTQYLAEAGYTTKGKIGCTQPRRVAAMSVAKRVAEEFGCRLGEEVGYAIRFEDCTGPDTVIKYMTDGMLLREILIDENLSQYSVVMLDEAHERTIHTDVLFGLLKQLVKRRPDLRLIVTSATLDAEKFSGYFFNCNIFTIPGRTFPVEILYTKQPESDYLDASLITVLQIHLTEPEGDILLFLTGQEEIDFACQSLYERMKGLGKNVPELIILPVYSALPSEMQSRIFEPAPPGKRKVVVATNIAEASLTIDGIYYVIDPGFAKQNVYNPKQGLDSLVITPISQASAKQRAGRAGRTGPGKCYRLYTESAYRNEMSPTSIPEIQRINLGLTTLTMKAMGINDLLSFDFMDPPSPQALISAMEQLYSLGALDEEGLLTKLGRKMAEFPLEPPLSKMLLASVDLGCSDEILTIIAMIQTGNIFYRPREKQAQADQKRAKFFQPEGDHLTLLAVYEAWKSNNFSGPWCFENFVQSRSLRRAQDVRKQLLTIMDKYKLDVVAAGRNFTKIRKAITAGFFFHASRKDPQEGYRTLVENQPVYIHPSSALFQRQPDWVIYHELVMTTKEYMREVTVIDPKWLVELAPRFFKVADSTKLSKRKRQERIEPLYDRYHEPNSWRLSKRRA; translated from the exons ATGGCCCCCGCCGCTAAAGACGACGGGTTGAAGAAGCTCGAATACCTGTCACTCGTCTCCAAGGTTTGCTCTGAACTCGAAACGCATTTAGGGTTTGGAGACAAAGTTCTCGCCGAGTTCATCACCGATTTGGGCAGAAACTGCGAGACCGTCGACGAATTCGACTCGAAGCTGAAAGAGAATGGTGCTGAGATGCCCGATTACTTTGTCCGTACGCTTTTGACGATTATCCACGCCATTCTTCCTCCGAAGCCGAAGGAATCGAAGAAGGAAAGCGTTGTGGACGGTGAGAAACCTAAGTATGGTGCCCTAGCGATTGCGGATACTAGGGAAAGAGCTAAGGAGCTCGATAGGGAAATCGAACTGGAGGCCCGAGAGCGGCGTAGAgagagggaagaagaagaagaagcagaagataGGCATAGAGGTAGAGACAGGgacagagatagagatagaggtAGAGGTAGAGGTAGAGATAGGgacagagatagagatagagatcgAAACAGAGATGGAGAAAGAGATCGAGACAGAAGAGATAGGCGTGGTTACGACAGAGACGAGAGGCGTAGAGAAAGGGATGTTGAAGATGATGAGTATGATGATAGAAGAGACTACAGGAGTAAAGGAAGGCATGGCGATCGCCATGAGAAGCATTGGAGGGACGATGAGAATGAAGATAATAGTGGTAATGTTGATTATAGGAGAGGCAATAAGGATCGGCGGTACCACTCAGATGAGCCGGAAGTTTATAAGGTTTACAAGGGAAAGGTTTCGAGAGTGATGGACTCTGGCTGCTTCGTGCAATTGAGTGATTTTAAGGGGAAAGAGGGTATAGTCCATGTTTCGCAGATTGCAACTCGGAGGATTACTAATGCCAAGGATGTTGTGAAGCGGGATCAGGAGGTTTATGTGAAGGTGATCTCTGTTTCGAATCAGAAGATGAGTCTTTCAATGAGGGATGTCGATCAGCATACTGGTAAGGATCTTCTTCCGCTGCCGAAGGGTCCGGAGGATGATTTGAATAGGGCAAACCCAACTGGGACGAGGGAGGGGCCTACTATGAGGACGGGCCTTTCGGGGATTAGGATAGTGGAGGAGGATGATGTTGTTCCTTCCCGGAGACCGTTGAAGAGGATGAGTTCGCCAGAGAAGTGGGAAGCGAAGCAGTTGATTGCTTCAGGTGTTTTGACACTTGCAGACTATCCCACTTAtgatgaggaaggagatggatTATTATATCAAGAAGAGGGTGCTGAGGAGGAGCTTGAGATTGAGATGAATGAGGATGAACCAGCGTTTCTACACGGGCAGAGCAGGTATTCAATGGATATGTCACCtgtgaaaatttttaagaatcCAGAAGGGTCTTTGAGTCGTGCAGCGGCACTTCAGTCTGCGCTTATAAAGGAGCGCAGAGAAGTAAGAGAACAGCAGCAGAGAACTATGCTGGACTCTATTCCTAAGGATTTGAATCGTCCTTGGGAAGACCCTATGCCTGAGACGGGTGAGAGGCATCTAGCACAGGAGCTTAGAGGTGTTGGTTTATCAGCATATGATATGCCAGAGTGGAAGAAGGATGCTTATGGACAATCACTTAGCTTTGGGCAGAGATCGAAGCTGTCCATTCAGGAGCAGAGGCAGAGCTTGCCAATCTACAAATTAAAGAAGGAACTCGTTCAGGCGGTGCATGAAAATCAAGTCCTAGTTGTAATTGGTGAGACTGGTTCGGGTAAGACAACTCAGGTAACTCAGTATCTAGCAGAAGCTGGATACACAACGAAGGGTAAAATTGGCTGTACTCAGCCCCGTAGGGTGGCTGCAATGTCTGTGGCTAAGAGGGTTGCTGAAGAGTTTGGTTGTCGTTTGGGTGAGGAAGTTGGATATGCTATTCGATTTGAAGATTGTACTGGTCCAGATACTGTCATCAAGTACATGACTGATGGTATGCTTCTTAGGGAAATTTTGATCGATGAAAACCTTTCTCAGTACTCTGTTGTTATGCTTGATGAAGCACACGAGAGGACTATACACACAGATGTTCTTTTTGGATTACTCAAGCAACTAGTAAAACGGAGACCCGACCTGCGCTTGATTGTCACGTCTGCAACACTGGATGCGGAGAAGTTTTCAGGGTATTTCTTTAACTGTAATATATTTACAATTCCTGGTAGAACTTTTCCTGTTGAGATACTCTACACCAAACAGCCAGAAAGTGATTACCTGGATGCATCTCTAATTACTGTGCTACAGATCCACTTGACAGAACCTGAAGGAGACATCCTTCTCTTCTTGACTGGTCAGGAGGAGATTGATTTTGCGTGCCAGTCTCTTTATGAAAGGATGAAGGGGCTAGGTAAAAATGTTCCAGAATTGATTATTCTACCGGTTTATAGTGCACTTCCTAGTGAAATGCAGTCAAGGATATTTGAACCTGCACCTCCGGGGAAGAGGAAAGTGGTAGTTGCTACCAATATCGCTGAGGCATCTTTGACAATTGATGgaatttattatgttattgatcCTGGGTTTGCAAAGCAGAATGTGTATAACCCAAAGCAAGGGCTTGATTCGCTGGTCATAACTCCTATTTCACAAGCTTCAGCCAAGCAGAGAGCTGGGCGTGCTGGGCGTACGGGACCTGGGAAATGTTATCGTCTCTACACAGAGAGTGCATACCGCAATGAGATGTCCCCTACTTCAATTCCTGAAATACAGAGGATAAATCTTGGGTTGACTACGCTTACCATGAAAGCTATGGGGATAAATGATCTTCTGTCTTTTGATTTCATGGATCCACCTTCTCCCCAAGCTCTCATTTCTGCCATGGAACAGCTGTACAGTCTAGGAGCTCTTGATGAGGAGGGGCTTCTGACCAAATTGGGCCGGAAAATGGCAGAATTTCCTCTTGAACCACCATTATCTAAGATGCTGCTTGCCAGTGTGGACCTTGGATGCAGTGATGAGATTTTGACTATCATTGCAATGATTCAAACAGGGAATATCTTCTACAGGCCTAGAGAGAAACAAGCACAAGCTGATCAGAAGAGGGCCAAGTTTTTCCAGCCAGAGGGAGACCATCTGACATTACTTGCGGTTTATGAGGCTTGGAAAAGTAATAACTTTTCTGGGCCCTGGTGTTTTGAGAACTTTGTTCAGTCTAGATCCTTGAGGAGGGCACAGGATGTCAGAAAACAGCTACTCACCATCATGGACAA ATATAAATTGGACGTAGTGGCTGCtgggagaaattttacaaagatCCGAAAGGCGATTACTGCAGGGTTCTTTTTCCATGCATCTAGAAAGGACCCACAAGAGGGCTATAGGACCCTAGTAGAGAACCAACCGGTCTATATACATCCAAGCAGTGCTCTTTTCCAGAGGCAACCTGACTGGGTCATCTACCATGAGCTGGTGATGACTACAAAGGAGTACATGCGAGAGGTCACAGTTATTGATCCTAAATGGCTCGTGGAACTGGCGCCTAGATTTTTCAAAGTAGCAGATTCTACAAAGTTGAGCAAGCGAAAACGACAAGAAAGGATTGAGCCACTCTATGACAGATATCATGAGCCGAATTCTTGGCGTTTGAGTAAACGCCGTGCTTGA
- the LOC126694828 gene encoding ribonuclease 3-like protein 3, with translation MEEMVSESSLEEVELILGYEFKDKNLLLQAFTHVSFHDSDKYSEKHTSYERLELMGDSVLNLLMIRKLFFLYPKLSPGKLTYLRSDNTDNEKLARVAFKQGLHRFLHHKKPHLEQSIREFEKAMVDYPLHSHRLIRAPKILADVLEAAIGAVFIDSNSIETVWKVFEDVLEPFISLEKLGENPVTTLLEICQKNGCKPRYDTDSWDKDQTAKVYVKDCLVGKATFGKKDIAINRAAKDALDNIDQTYLVFSMHEKDQKSSDEVRSEEENNEDS, from the exons ATGGAGGAAATGGTGTCAGAATCAAGTCTTGAAGAAGTTGAGCTGATTCTAGGATACGAGTTTAAAGACAAAAACTTATTACTGCAAGCTTTTACTCAtgtttcatttcatgattcagaTAAGTATTCAGAAAAGCACACGTCTTATGAACGATTGGAGCTTATGGGTGACTCAGTACTCAACTTATTAATGATaagaaaactatttttcttatatccGAAACTCTCTCCTGGAAAGCTAACTTATCTTCGCTCAGATAATACTGACAATGAAAAACTTGCACGTGTGGCCTTCAAACAGGGTTTGCATCGATTTCTACACCACAAGAAACCTCATCTTGAGCAAAGT ATTCGAGAATTTGAGAAAGCAATGGTGGATTATCCTCTGCATTCCCATCGCCTTATTCGTGCACCAAAGATCCTAGCTGATGTTCTTGAAGCTGCAATAGGGGCTGTATTCATCGATAGCAATTCAATAGAAACTGTGTGGAAG GTTTTTGAGGATGTGTTGGAGCCCTTCATTAGTTTGGAAAAGCTTGGAGAGAACCCTGTTACAACACTCTTAGAAATATGCCAAAAGAATGGATGCAAGCCTAGATATGATACAGATTCATGGGACAAAGACCAAACTGCTAAAGTCTATGTAAAGGACTGCTTAGTTGGGAAGGCCACGTTTGGAAAAAAAGACATAGCAATCAACAGGGCAGCTAAGGATGCACTAGACAATATTGATCAAACTTACTTGGTGTTTTCCATGCATGAAAAGGATCAAAAATCATCAGATGAAGTGCGTTCTGAGGAAGAGAATAATGAAGATAGTTAA